The genomic window gagcaaAGCTGGCTGTTGTCGTAAGAGCTATTGAAAagcaaaatagttttttttgtctctttattcATTCATATGGATATTTTATTGTAGTTTCCCTCCCTGAGACTCTCTGGGAGACTGCGACAATTCTCTCACCCATCAGCATCCAGGACCTCGTATCCGTGGCCACTGTATGTCTTCAGCAGAGTCCCCCGGCTCACACTCCACAGCTTTAGAGATTTGTCACTGCCACAGGACAGCGCGTAGTTCCCATCAGCTGAATAAGAAGGGAGACatgagacagagggaggaacacgctaattttatttaatttataactCGTAACTATGCCCCCACATAGATCAAATTTTGAGAGCTATACTGATATTGATTTTGCAGAGGAAAAATAACCAATCACAGATACAGCAGCTGATACAGagcatgttttatttcacacgGATTATTCACCAATGTTGCACAATTATGACTATGAAAAGGTACTTAGAAGGCTGCATTCTCAGATAGCTGTAGGTTGTGTGCTTTGACAAAATATTAAAGAACAGTGCATTAACTTGCGCTGTTCACTTAGTTGGAGTACTGTCaggatattatattattatattagtctatattatataacatttcattatattatactatattgttcatattgcacgatattatattatataactgcactctgcattactgtggtacaacactgcctctcttctctgctgtttacattacttgctgctattttatcataccaagtcactttaatcatcacttgtcactttatcttgtcattctctgcaaatactgtctcaattccccccagttaacttcatcattcattttgtacttgtatataccccctgtttttatttctatttatcttatctattctgtttaatgtgtatttttgagctttcttgtctgtgctgctgtaacgcacgaatttcccctctggggatcaataaagttttatcctATCCTATATTCTGCTTTAACCAGTTGTTTGCCCTGACAAACAGACTACAGGTGTTCCCAAACAAAGACTCAACAGTATGATAAATGTTTTCAATCTTTTACCATTGAACCGGACAGCCCTGACAGCTCCTTGttgacagtctatggtggtgAGAAGATGTTGGGGAAGCTGAGGAGCCTGAGGTCTGGGCTGGGGGAACGTCATCACAAAAACTATGagaaaggggggaaaagaaCAGCCCACCTTCCATTTATTCAGGTTAAGTGTGGTGTACTACCTTTTTACATATTCGTTTAGCGAAATacagctgcacaaacaaaaagactAAAAGATAGGTTAGCATTGTTTACGACTTCATTAAATTACACATACCTCATTAGCTTTCAAGAAAGCAACACATGGTTAGTAACATGTTTTACATACATGTGTAACTGTATGTTACCATAGTTACTAACAATGATGCAGGTTTTGGGTTTTAAATAGCAAAACTTTCCTACACACAGCGGCCTCATACGAAAGGTTATCGTACATACTTACTTATGCCACGAACCGttcagtctgtgtttatattCAGGGGAGTAAAATGTCATATTCGTGCCGCAACTCGtagaaattatatattttttactgtcAACATCCTCTCCCATTCACTGTACCCGCCATGTTTGCGAGTACGCGCAATGCACACTGGGATGAAAAAATACATCTGTCAAAATAAGATTTCAGACCTCTTTCTCCCGGTTTCACCTTCTGCTGCGGATTACTTtatgctcttattttgaaatcacCGGATGTGCCTACaccttccccccccctcccgacTCATTTAATTCATGACGAGGTCGATCAGCTGTCCTTCTGTTATCGGAGTTTACATTTCTAAGTAATTGTTGACctttttacaataaaatatgTCTTCCAACAACATGTCAGACCCGAAGAGGCCAAATAAGATTTTAAGGTGAGCATTTTGTGACGAGAAATAGACGTTTTTTTGACGTAATCAGCTGACGTATTAGCGTGGTTTACGGTAGCTAGCAGCTAAGTAGCTCATCTTTAACACATTTCATGAGTAGACTTTAAAGAGATTAGTGTAGCTGAGAGGTGTATTAACCACTGAATTAATTACAGATAACTTTAATGCAATATTGTTTTTAGTTGGCAGTGTTTTAAATAGTCAAAAGTTAAGGTTTGTGGCTGATTATCCCTATAAGTATATCATAGCCAATTGCCCTTCTTTCAATAATTAGTCGGATTAGTCTTCCGTAGAAACTTGCAGACTGCAAAGATCACTGAATTAAACCCTGTTCAATACCCTTATTATAAACTGGAACACTGTCTATGAATCAGGACAATTTTCTGATTATTACATGATTGTTTTGTTGCAGGTACAAGCCCCCTAGCACAGAGTCCAATCCCACACTGGAGGATCCCACGCCTGACTATATGAACCTGCTTGGCATGATCTTCAGCATGTGTGGGCTGATGCTCaaggtgaccccccccccccccccccccccccccccccacacacacactcacacactcacacacacacgctcacccTAAGCGTTCACTGTCACCTCTACCTctttgtggttttgtgtgtgttcacagtaAAGAAATGAGTGGTAGGCCTTGCTCTTTCCCCAGTCGTTCCATTTAGAAGATTAAAGGTAAACTCACCTTTTGGATTAAAGGATGAAGGGCAGTTTCTGACCTTGGGGCGTTATGGATACAATAGATGAAACAAAGAGGGGACATCAGCAGGCTCAAGTTGCATCCAAGTGCAGTAGCAGATAAAATGTTCAATTGACTGTCTTTgactgaaaacaaatcagaactTATTTAATCGAATATAGGAGGTTATCAGTGGGGAAACATTCATTAAAATTTCCTTGGAAGAATATTATTTGCAGATTGTGTGCAATAAATGACAACAACTACAGACTTCTGTACACATTCTAAGGCGTGCATCTTCTTCAGGGTGTAGTGACAGACTAAGACAAATAAAGTCATTGTGAGTTATTGACTGATCATTACTCTTTTTGTCTCAGAGTGTGTCGATTCACCCTGAAGAAGCAGATACCCGCTGGTGTATTTGAAGCGTTTTAGCCCTATGAATTAAATGCCTTTAATACTTTTCAAACCATCCTGAGTGCCTGGACCTGGATCATTTATACCAATGTTTTTTGGATTTAAGTGTTGTCCTCCACCCTTTTTTAAAGTATTCCCTTTACATAtggtgtatatatatatatatatatatatatcactgGTGCTCCCATGAGTACCGGTTTGAGGGATACCGGAAGTGCTtctgttgtctctctttttcacctTCAAAAAAAGTATTAGGGCTGCCATGTTATGGATCAGTTTTTGCCTGGGAGTTAAGTTAGAAATGAATACACAAAATTAATGTATATAATATTGTATTTGTTGAATCAGTGCCAATCTGGACACTACAGTGTTGTCAAATTATCTCCTAAGTGAACATCTTTCTTCAGCGTGAACTTCAAAtgctcagcctttttttttcttcttttttctttgttcccAGCACTTGCCTGAGAACTAGCAGAGCATTTGTTGTTCTATTGTACATACTGTATCAGTTTCAGTGTATGGGATTTTTTCAAGCTTCTCCTTATAACTTTATAaccctttgtttgtttgtttgtttgtttgtttgtttcagctgaAGTGGTGTGCTTGGATAGCAGTCTACTGCTCTTTCATCAGCTTTGCAAACTCCAGAAGCTCAGAGGACACCAAACAGATGATGAGCAGCTTTATGTGAGTTTACAGCACCTTGTGTTCATACAGAATTTATTCTACTAATGCCTTCCCTGAGCATGCTTGGGATATTATTATCCTTCTTAAATCAAAGGGGAATGCAGATATTCTTACATCTTGGACCACTGAAAGGCACAGGTTGTTATTCATTAATACAGAACAAGTTAACCTTTTTGTTAaggtaaaaacattttgtcaatTAACCGTCATAACATCTCTCTCTTCAAAGTCACAGAAACTGTAATTTGACCTTGTAAAACACTGTTGCTTGTAAACAGGGCCTGGActtggttgtttgttttggatttgggttttgtgtcattttcagaGCATACCCTTAAACACAACAGTGCCATAACAATACAAACTAAtcccgttttcacatatgcactccggataatatctagataattacaggaggaccactccagagattctcccgacctagccgttcacatatgctcctcacagcaggggactttccctgtcagaggggagggggctcgggggatttcccgacgtaagacgtgacgtaaataaacaacgcggaagtagcagccgaagcaacagagtccgctacataacgttataatgagaatattttcctttatttcaaTGCTTTGTGTAATctaatggaatgacaacatccacaaaagagcagagaacaacatactgacgaacagaaaacataatgcagccgtttaattacgtgcacagagatcgtcgtgatcgcgtgcagacactttaggccgtcactatataaacgtcattctcttttcattggctgaaattTAAAATCTCCGTAGTGtattcggccgcgttcagacatcagctcctcCGGATTATCTGCGTAAAAAATACTAGGTgtctggccggataaactccgggtaataTCGGAGTAAAAAATTTGGctgttgcgttcacacatacagctcctcctggaaatctccggagtttttcaggagacttccgtatgtgtgaaaagggtttcaCTAACCAGCTGAGGTAGCTTAATCCAAAGAGAGATTAGAGAGATTAATCCAAAACTGCCTGTggcaaaaacaaaccattttatAGGGTGTGTTTACCAGCCACTGCTAGAACAAGCAATCTACAGACGCAAATCTAAAACTTTTAGTACCTGTCATCTTGAACAATctattaatattaaaatgttattaaatgaATAGCCTTTAAAATACCATACTACATCTCAGTGTCATTGAAAGGGGACCAGAACAAACAATCTGAAAGGAGTGCTGCTGTCTACTGCTGAAGAGACACTTTGAatctttgttttagttttatttcaaaCCTACAGGTTTGAGGCAACACATTATTTTAGATAACTGACTTTCAGTGTGGACTATGAAGGCCCCTTCTATATTTAGCAGAAGAGTATGCTCTCTCTAAAACCTAGATTTAGAGGTTTGAGAATCTAAATTGTCTGTTATTACACAAGTGGCCCTATTTTCCTTGGCAGCTCTTAAAATGGCCAATGTAGgtactgtgtttttatttaaggtCTTATATCATGCAGATTTAAATCTGGAGGTTAGACTCACGTCTATCTGCCACTGAGACTTGAGATTAGCCAACTCTAACGTCCAAAAGCTTTTACCTGTCTGACCTCCAGAGGTGGGACATTTCCATTTGCTTATAAAAGACTCCTACAACAGGGCACCGGTCCAGGCctcacagacagactcacaATAAGGAGAAACCTTCTGCTCCATTGTCTAGATGAGGTTGCATTAAGACAAGCTTGATGCACTTATCATTTTGTAACGCAAAATGTTTGGCTCAGCATATAATGTTAGACAATAAACTAAATGCTTGAGCCTGGATGCTAGTTCAAGGCCAGTTTTAGGACATTTGTCAACAGCCAAGATATGATGCAAGTATCTCTGTGGTATTCAACAAAGGTGAGTGCTAATGCAGGATAGGGCTACACGATTCTTGCTGAAATGGGTATCACAGTTTTCTCCCTGAGAATTGAGATCACGATTCTCTCACATACggtcatttttaatatttccaCTTATAAATGAAAACTCTGGCTCCAACTCCACCACGTAGTGTCTGCCTCCTTCCTGCTCGTCTACATGTGCCATTGTCTACCCCGTTTGTGGTTACTATAGTAACGGTGACTGACAGCGGCGTGCCATAAATGAGAAAGAGAGGTGAATGAGTTGTAAGGCTAGTCTGTGGCCTAAACAATGAATACAATGTGTGTACTGCTTAACGCTGTGTGAGAGTGGCTGATATAGCAACAGGGATCGTTGTAAATCAAATTAGGCCAATCATACCTGCTGCACAGAATGACGGGGGGGGTCAAAACCTTTTTATTAGCTTAAggcatattttaatattagtttTGTTTATTAACTGTGCTTCATTCTAAAACTGTTTTTTGGTTTGTGTAACTAAACATTTGCTCATCTTACTTCCATTCAGCTTCTATTCTGTtctacacaaatacacacctgCACACCTCTTACACACAGCTGCTCAGAGACGCTAAAATAAGATTactcatgtttttaaaagttctaCTCGATATACCATGATCACATCAGGTGTGAGGAGGCTTATTGATTACATTCACACCTCTAAATTGTACTTAACTTTTTCTCTTAAATGTGCCCTTTGTCCAGTCAACACAAATTCTACTTTCACACATCCATATAGGCAACTCCTACAATTGTCTCTCATTTACAAAACTACGCTACGTTTTGAGGGCCACAGTATTGGGATccgttgcttcttcttcttatgGACATTCATATAAAACATGGCAAACATTGACGTTAACTCCTGTTCTCTGCAGGCTCTCCATCTCAGCAGTCGTGATGTCCTACCTCCAGAACCCACAGCCAATGTCGCCGCCATGGTAACCAAGGGCCAATCACAGAACAGCAAGGAAGTAAATTTGCGGACGTTAGATCCGATGACGAAACAACTGATAGGCTCCCCCCGACCATCATGgaggaaaaacagagacacagaagcAGATTAAAAGACGGACAGTAAGGAGAACACAACGGCAAGACAAAGAGATCGAATGTTCTTAGACTGCACTATcgtgttttcccttttttaaccttttctaTGTTGCTTTGTTGATGGAAACGTGTTTTGCTGCTCGGTTGAAGGAGAACGTAAATAAAGTTATAcaattttaaactgttttttttttctccttttttttacagaagaaaatattGACACCTGACATTTAAACTTACATTCTTAAAGTTGTTACCTTGAAAATACTGTTTACATCAACCTGGGTAAGCTTCAGTCTTAAAAGCACAAACTGATGCTTTTTCAAGTCAAATCTCATTCAGTTcccattttatttaattttgttcaTTACACAAGCATCATTTATGAAGTTTTGGAATTGCTGCCCTGGGAGTCTACGATACGTAGTAAAAATGAACAAGAGAgaaaggcaaaaacaaagcagatggTGTTACATAATGACAATAATTAAACTTTAGTTGTTTTACCCttttatatttcaataaataaaagcagtgGTTTTAGGGAAAAGGTTTTAAGGAAAAGGCTCTTTTGAAGAGGAGTGTTTTCAGGTCCTTGTATTTCTTGAATTTGGGAATAAATATGATCAGGAAATAAATCCAGATATCTACGAATAAAGCCTCAAGATTTCTAAGAGGAACATGTTTAACATTGTTAAATTTGAAAGATTTTTGAGAACGAAGTCAGAACCTGGAATTTCAAGTTTAAATCCTGAGTTTCAAGTTGGACTTCTGAGGAGGAAAACAGTCAGATTTCTGAGGTTAAAGTAGAAATCATAATGTCAGAATTCTGAGTATaaaattcaaatacatttaCCTTATACCTTCCATACATTCAGTGTGGGATTTACAATGCTCAATTTAAGTAATCAGCAAGATTGTCTCTATCTTCATCTGTCAGAATGTGCAAAAACACTTAAGACTAATCTTTGCCTACCTTTTATTTATAATGTGAATGCAGCACGGCTTATCTCACCCAATAATAGTAATGACTTTTAAAAGAGATAGTTGTACTCCTGAATAGCAGATATAAAAGAAATATTAGCTCACGTCATCCACATAGACCTGAAGAAGAATCAGTAAAACTCAGAACATCTGTGAGATGTGTAAACTCAGGTTTTATGTGATTCACTTATATATATAGCAGTCGACCTTATCCTCTGTTCAGGAGCCGTTAGTACACATACACAGAAGGTCTATCCCCCTCCGGCCACTCATCTGCTCTTTCTCCTCCaccacacacgcagacacacacagcattaaCTACTGGTGTGAGTGCTGATGACAGACAAGAAGCTGGGGAGTCAGCTGCATGTGACACTGATTTAGTGACATGTATAACTCACGTCCCCTCCGGCCCTgctctgctgcagacacacagagctgctaCTCTGCACTCTGAAGCCACATTTTCAGCAAACTGCTCTGGATTTTCTCCTGATTTTGTACTGACTCACACTGCTTACTCACTCCTTTTTTCCTTcccattgttgttgtttctaaTCCAAGTTGCCCCGGTTATAATGCAGCATTTGTTGTTGATTGCTATCTGAGGAGAGGATATTGAATTTGTCCTAGTCAGCAGATATCGTGTGAATTGATCAGTGGGCTGCGTAATTTGGATATTACAAACTGTCACAGTTTGTTGAATGTAGATGTGAAGTTCAGTGGTTGACGTGCTGGAGGcgattttttaattaaattgaatCTCCATATTCTGCTCTGCTGGCTCTTAGTGTACAGAGAGTGATGGGAAACAGGCCTCCTTCTCACTCTGTGACACTAGAGGGCACAGTGGTTTTACAAATGAGTGAGTTCATAATGAATCGTATAAAGAAATAATACAAGGCAAGTATCTGTGTTCTCCACTTGGTTTCCTCCTTGACGGTCAGGTGGACAAGCTAAACTGGTACTATCAATATCATGTAACTGTTCTTTTGAATGTGTCTTTGCTTTTATAAGTTATTGAGATCCATTGTTTTTGACTTGGATGGTTAGTTTAATACCAATAAGTGATTGTCTTGTGAAAACCAAAAAGTGAAATTAGACTTGACATAAAcactatttgtttttaatttagacTAGTTGTTTTCCTCTTCTGAATACTTGGAATactgtctctctttttattaAACCAGGCTTCTTTTTGCCTTCCAAGCTGGCCATAAAAGACATTAATACATGTGTAGGAGCTGAGGAGACGGGGAAGTTGGGATTGGCTTTGAAAAACTGCTTTTGTGCTTCTTGCTTGAGTCTGACCCTCAAAGACTGTTATCATTATGAACAACTATTTCATGCAAGTCTTGAATTTAAGATTCTGTAAACTTCTATAAATCATATTAATATAATCTTTTAATACTATCATTAAAAGTATGAAGATAGATCTTACGTGCAGGAGTACGTTTCAGTGAcagtaaacattttattaaaactcTGAACGTGTCAGACATTCAGATTCAATATGGAGCAGTTATCCAGCTGAAGTGAGTGAAATCtgctgtgttttatgtgttttaccATCTTTGTTTAAGGACAGCTGTTCTTTAGACTGTTGGGACTTACACAATAAGAGACACTGGTTTAAGTCCAGTACAGACCAATCAGTACAGAGTTTACAATGGTATAGTTGGCGAGCTTCCAGGAGGACTCCAGGGTCTTGCTGTGGCGTCCTTGAACAGGTCACCTGCCCTGGTAATGATTTTGGCATCTGACTTCGTAGCAGCCAAACGGCAGCTCCACAGCggaaaataaagccaatgcgtgagggcaaaaaaaaaaactgcagttcatcgagtgccCACCCCATATTACAATGTCCATTTTGAatgcagacaaaaagaaaacatcctggtacaaaaaacgattTTGGTCGGGATAGCTTGCGTCGGGGgggtgacctttttttttttttttttataactcatctgttttgattttatgaaggataagagtaaTGTATAGTAAGGAGGTGTGACTGATCTGACTGCAACCGGCCACGCCTCACAAACCAATAATGGCCCTGAACATAACATAACCTTTGTCACCGTGTCTTCACCTATAAAAGAGTTCAGTTTTAAGGCccctttcatttttcttttagcATGTGTATCATTATTAGCCGCTTGAAACTCTTGTATTGTTTGAATTGGTGGGTAACTAATTAAGGGATATGTTTGTCTAATAAGGATGCACCAGATGAATTCTTCATGGCACAGGAAAAGTAGGACACATTTTTCGGCCGCTGCTGTGAAGCAATCAGTCTTCAAATGCACTCTCACAGCTAGGGTTAGAAAAGGGCTCCTTCAAATCTACATCATCAGCCAGGTCAGCTCAGGttcagggatttgaaccagTAACCTTTTATACCTTAAATGCTAGTTTAACCTTACGGCCATGTCCAACCCCGCCTGTTTAAATTGTGAGTGTTCACTGTATTAGATTGGATGTGCAGCGTGGCCTTcacactgcagcctctgttatttgtgagtttgtgtgtacTTG from Labrus bergylta chromosome 1, fLabBer1.1, whole genome shotgun sequence includes these protein-coding regions:
- the wdr83os gene encoding protein Asterix, with the translated sequence MSSNNMSDPKRPNKILRYKPPSTESNPTLEDPTPDYMNLLGMIFSMCGLMLKLKWCAWIAVYCSFISFANSRSSEDTKQMMSSFMLSISAVVMSYLQNPQPMSPPW